A window of the Arachis duranensis cultivar V14167 chromosome 5, aradu.V14167.gnm2.J7QH, whole genome shotgun sequence genome harbors these coding sequences:
- the LOC107488586 gene encoding uncharacterized protein LOC107488586, with protein sequence MELQPIDEDLIWEEVCGGKKKNRVYGKGSFFSSSIKSGTTSANSISGRAPRNQNFVPDLQEQIHNLNEELFQCVTQQIDERISKLLDTRLAPLEKTQKKLEKLERAIGKAKKEKLKQKRWNEAYVSYYEKVRASSSSSAVPLPPPPPPPSMSSDEGYDDEDEDDT encoded by the coding sequence ATGGAGCTACAACCAATTGATGAAGACTTGATTTGGGAGGAAGTGTGTGGTGGAAAAAAGAAGAATCGAGTTTACGGAAAAGGGTCATTCTTTTCTAGCTCTATCAAGTCTGGAACCACTTCTGCCAATTCTATATCTGGAAGAGCAccaagaaatcaaaattttgttcCTGATTTGCAAGAACAGATTCATAATCTCAATGAAGAGCTTTTTCAGTGTGTTACTCAACAAATAGATGAGCGTATTAGTAAGTTGTTAGATACACGCTTGGCTCCTTTGGAAAAGACtcaaaagaaattagaaaagttGGAACGGGCAATTGGAAAGGCCAAGAAGGAAAAGCTGAAACAGAAGAGATGGAATGAGGCTTATGTTAGCTATTATGAGAAGGTTAGAGCGTCAAGTAGTTCTAGTGCAGTTCCACTACCACCGCCACCGCCACCACCCTCAATGTCTTCGGATGAGGGctatgatgatgaggatgaagatgacACTTAA